One Streptomyces sp. RPA4-2 genomic window carries:
- a CDS encoding VOC family protein — protein sequence MKIHLSSVFVDDQEEALRFYTDVLGFVKKHDVPLGEDRWLTVVSPEDPDGTQLLLEPSGHPAVRPYKTALVQDGIPATSFAVDDVQAEFNRLRELGVYFTQEPLEMGPVTTAVLDDTCGNLIQIVHSK from the coding sequence ATGAAGATCCACCTGTCCAGTGTCTTCGTCGATGACCAGGAGGAGGCCCTGCGTTTCTATACCGACGTACTGGGGTTCGTGAAGAAGCACGACGTCCCGCTGGGCGAGGACCGGTGGCTGACCGTGGTCTCGCCGGAAGACCCGGACGGGACGCAACTGCTGCTTGAGCCCTCCGGTCATCCCGCGGTGCGGCCGTACAAGACGGCGCTGGTCCAGGACGGCATCCCGGCCACCTCCTTCGCCGTGGACGACGTCCAGGCCGAGTTCAACCGGCTGCGCGAACTCGGTGTGTACTTCACCCAGGAACCTCTGGAGATGGGCCCGGTCACCACCGCGGTTCTGGACGACACCTGCGGCAACCTGATCCAGATCGTGCACAGCAAGTAG
- a CDS encoding helix-turn-helix domain-containing protein — MTSVSDPRGLGAFLKARRAQLAPHACGLPTTDSPRKVAGLRREEVAQLAAISVDYYTRLEQGRVRASASVLATLTRALRLDDDQQRYLYELAGRTDARPRRRRSAQYVRPAVQRLLDQLTGAPAVVLGKRLDILAWNPAAAALYTDFSSMPSARRNYVYLLFMDPIVRGMHREWDHDARDAVAALRMEAAGDPDDPELARLVGELSAQDADFRSWWAEHRVISSSYGTKYYRHALVGDLRLDCDTWSSPDGSGQRLMVLTAEPGSPSYDALRILASWTAEQPSRHQGEGRTADGAGPRAV, encoded by the coding sequence ATGACTTCGGTGTCTGATCCCCGTGGACTCGGTGCCTTCCTCAAAGCCCGCCGGGCGCAGCTGGCACCGCACGCATGCGGCCTGCCCACCACGGACTCCCCTCGCAAGGTCGCAGGACTGCGCCGTGAGGAGGTCGCCCAGCTCGCGGCGATCAGTGTCGACTACTACACGCGATTGGAGCAGGGCCGTGTCCGGGCGTCCGCATCGGTGCTCGCCACCCTGACCCGGGCGCTGCGCCTCGACGACGACCAGCAGAGGTACCTGTACGAACTCGCCGGCAGGACCGACGCACGGCCGCGTCGACGGCGGTCCGCGCAGTACGTGCGGCCCGCCGTGCAACGTCTGCTCGACCAGCTCACCGGAGCCCCAGCCGTCGTCCTCGGCAAACGCCTGGACATCCTGGCCTGGAACCCCGCCGCCGCGGCCTTGTACACGGACTTCTCGTCGATGCCGTCAGCCCGACGCAACTACGTATATCTGCTGTTCATGGACCCGATCGTCCGTGGCATGCACCGGGAGTGGGACCATGACGCCCGCGACGCCGTCGCCGCGCTGCGCATGGAAGCCGCGGGAGACCCCGACGATCCGGAACTCGCCCGACTCGTGGGCGAGTTGTCCGCCCAGGACGCCGACTTCCGTTCCTGGTGGGCCGAGCATCGTGTGATCAGCTCCAGTTACGGCACCAAGTACTACCGGCATGCGCTGGTGGGAGATCTCAGGCTGGACTGCGACACGTGGAGCAGCCCCGACGGCTCCGGACAGCGCCTCATGGTCCTGACCGCCGAGCCCGGCAGCCCGTCGTACGACGCACTGCGCATCCTCGCCTCATGGACGGCCGAACAGCCGAGCCGGCACCAGGGGGAGGGCCGGACCGCGGACGGAGCCGGCCCGCGCGCCGTGTGA
- a CDS encoding helix-turn-helix transcriptional regulator, translating to MADDVFKALADPTRRRILDELVERDGQTLFEICTRLVTKHGLGMSRQAISHHLAVLESAGLVVSRRQGRYKFHDLNTEPLERIVTRWLRPDAPESNP from the coding sequence ATGGCGGACGATGTGTTCAAGGCACTCGCCGACCCCACCCGTCGGCGCATCCTCGACGAGCTGGTGGAACGGGACGGGCAGACCCTGTTCGAGATATGCACTCGACTGGTGACGAAGCACGGCCTGGGGATGTCCCGCCAGGCGATCAGCCACCACCTGGCCGTACTCGAATCCGCGGGCCTGGTCGTTTCACGGCGCCAGGGCCGCTACAAGTTCCACGATCTGAACACCGAACCCCTCGAGCGCATCGTGACACGATGGCTCAGGCCCGACGCACCGGAGAGCAACCCATGA